A single Sorex araneus isolate mSorAra2 chromosome 8, mSorAra2.pri, whole genome shotgun sequence DNA region contains:
- the SDR42E1 gene encoding short-chain dehydrogenase/reductase family 42E member 1, with translation MDPQDSPKEAVLITGGGGYFGFRLGCALQRTGVPVVLFDIRSPPAPLPEGMEFVRGDIRRLPELEGALRGRGVGCVFHVASYGMSGREQLHPTLIEAVNVAGTENVLRACRRRGVARLVYTSTFNVVFGGQEIRNGDESLPYLPLHLHPDHYSRTKSVAERKVLGASGPALRTCALRAAGIYGPGEQRHLPRVVSYVERGLFRFVYGAPGSLVEFVHVDNLVRAHVLAAEALTARRGHAAAGQAYFISDGRPVNSFEFFRPLVEGLGYPFPSLRLPLALVSGLAVLTEWLHRALGALCDFQPFLTRAEVYKTGVTHYFSLDKARRELGYEPQPRDLQDVVAWFRAHGHGRSPGDPGGERVRRALLVLLLLLLAGLACLLL, from the exons ATGGACCCCCAGGACTCCCCAAAGGAAGCGGTCCTCATTACAGGAGGAGGTGGCTATTTCGGTTTTCG cctgggctGTGCTCTGCAGCGGACAGGCGTGCCCGTGGTTCTCTTCGACATccgcagccccccggccccgctcCCGGAGGGCATGGAGTTCGTCCGGGGGGACATTCGGCGTCTCCCTGAGCTGGAGGGAGCCCTCCGGGGCCGGGGCGTCGGCTGCGTCTTCCACGTCGCCTCCTACGGCATGTCGGGCCGGGAGCAGCTGCACCCGACGCTGATCGAGGCCGTGAACGTGGCGGGCACAGAGAACGTCCTCCGGGCCTGCCGGCGGCGAGGGGTGGCCCGGCTGGTCTACACCAGCACCTTCAACGTCGTCTTCGGCGGCCAGGAGATCCGGAACGGCGACGAGTCCCTGCCGTACCTCCCGCTCCACCTGCACCCCGACCACTACTCCCGGACCAAGTCGGTGGCCGAGAGGAAGGTGCTGGGCGCCAGCGGGCCCGCCCTGCGCACCTGCGCCCTGCGCGCCGCCGGCATCTACGGCCCCGGGGAGCAGCGGCACCTCCCCCGGGTGGTGAGCTACGTGGAGCGGGGCCTGTTCAGGTTCGTGTACGGCGCCCCCGGGAGCCTGGTGGAGTTCGTGCACGTGGACAACCTGGTGCGGGCGCACGTCCTGGCGGCCGAGGCCCTGACGGCGCGCAGGGGCCACGCCGCGGCCGGCCAGGCCTACTTCATCTCCGACGGCCGCCCCGTGAACAGCTTCGAGTTCTTCCGGCCGCTGGTGGAGGGGCTGGGCTACCCGTTCCCGTCCCTgcgcctgcccctggccctggtcTCGGGCCTGGCCGTCCTCACGGAGTGGCTGCACCGCGCCCTGGGCGCGCTCTGCGACTTCCAGCCCTTCCTCACGCGCGCCGAGGTCTACAAGACCGGCGTCACGCACTACTTCAGCCTGGACAAGGCCCGGAGGGAGCTGGGCTACGAgccgcagccgcgcgacctccAGGACGTGGTGGCCTGGTTCCGCGCCCACGGTCACGGCCGGAGTCCGGGGGACCCGGGCGGGGAGCGCGTCCGCCGCGCGCTGCtggtgctgctgctcctgctcctggcgGGCCTCGCCTGCCTCCTCCTGTGA